The proteins below come from a single Isoptericola dokdonensis DS-3 genomic window:
- the ftsX gene encoding permease-like cell division protein FtsX, translating to MRLQFVLGEVLLGLRRNATMVVSVVLVTFVSLTFVGAAALLQLQVTKLKGDWYDLVEVSVFLCPQGSTSPACAGGEATEEQVAALERTIETDLGDIVATTWFESKAEAFEAFSERYPDGYEGTQLTEDDMQASFRLQLSDPEQYQVVDEVLSGRDGVEVVEDQRAAFEPLFLVLNRASLVAVGLAAVMLLAATLLIVTTIRLSAVSRQRETGIMRLVGASTLFVQLPFMLEGAIAALVGAVLAVAGLWAAVQYLVVDWLAESVDWVSSVTTTDVLTIAPLLLGVAVALAAVSSALTLHRYTRV from the coding sequence GTGCGACTCCAGTTCGTGCTCGGTGAGGTGCTCCTGGGCCTGCGGCGCAACGCGACGATGGTCGTGTCGGTGGTGCTGGTGACGTTCGTGTCCCTGACGTTCGTCGGGGCGGCGGCTTTGCTCCAGCTCCAGGTGACGAAGCTCAAGGGCGACTGGTACGACCTGGTGGAGGTGTCGGTCTTCCTGTGCCCGCAGGGGTCGACGTCGCCGGCCTGCGCGGGCGGCGAGGCGACCGAGGAGCAGGTGGCGGCCCTGGAGCGGACCATCGAGACCGACCTGGGCGACATCGTCGCGACGACGTGGTTCGAGTCGAAGGCCGAGGCGTTCGAGGCGTTCAGCGAGCGCTACCCGGACGGGTACGAGGGCACCCAGCTGACGGAGGACGACATGCAGGCGTCGTTCCGCCTGCAGCTGTCCGACCCGGAGCAGTACCAGGTGGTCGACGAGGTGCTGTCGGGGCGTGACGGCGTCGAGGTGGTGGAGGACCAGCGGGCCGCGTTCGAGCCGCTGTTCCTCGTGCTGAACCGGGCGTCGTTGGTGGCCGTCGGGCTGGCGGCGGTGATGCTGCTGGCAGCCACCCTGCTCATCGTCACGACGATCAGGTTGTCGGCGGTGTCCCGGCAGCGGGAGACCGGGATCATGCGCCTCGTGGGGGCGTCGACGCTGTTCGTGCAGCTCCCGTTCATGCTGGAGGGTGCGATCGCGGCGCTGGTGGGGGCGGTGCTCGCGGTGGCGGGACTGTGGGCGGCCGTGCAGTATCTGGTCGTGGACTGGCTGGCGGAATCCGTGGACTGGGTGAGCAGCGTGACCACCACGGACGTGCTGACGATCGCGCCCCTGCTGCTGGGGGTGGCGGTCGCGCTGGCGGCCGTCTCCTCCGCCCTGACCCTGCACCGCTACACGAGGGTGTGA
- a CDS encoding M23 family metallopeptidase, translated as MRATDLRKALGAALVGLLLLGPAMPVGADELDDQRAAAEEQQRQKEAEREDLQHELEDANDAFRQAVLDLNEVEGRLPVAQAELAEAQAVLAEARRKAEVLADRLAAAEAEEREVAGQIEEGAGQVEEARSDVVAMAREAYRRGDDLSTLGLVTGAQSTQEFLDDVAVTSSAARSRSRAVTDLQEAETVARNQQARLDAVRETIAELKAEADANVVAAEAAEQEAAERKAEVERLIAEQEALKATIAEQRDETITELEENEDQRSDLEAQIKELMVKQEERDRRLEEERKRREEAARKQREAEAAAQRRAEQEAERQAEKEAGRQGSGGGGNSSGGGNGSGSGGGSGGSGSSGGSGGGGNGGGGGGSSSGPFLGWPTAYPVVTSSYGMRYHPSLNYWRLHAGTDIRAYCGTPIYAAESGYVEQAYFGSGPGNNVLINHGRHQGDSVMSRYLHLSRDTVFVGEKVDRGEIIGYSGTTGTSTACHLHFEVYVNGSTVDPMSGWLG; from the coding sequence GTGCGAGCCACTGACCTGCGCAAGGCGCTCGGCGCCGCCCTCGTCGGGCTGCTCCTGCTCGGCCCGGCGATGCCGGTGGGCGCGGACGAGCTGGACGACCAGCGCGCCGCCGCCGAGGAGCAGCAGCGCCAGAAGGAGGCGGAGCGCGAGGACCTGCAGCACGAGCTGGAGGACGCGAACGACGCGTTCCGCCAGGCGGTCCTCGACCTCAACGAGGTGGAGGGGCGGCTGCCGGTCGCGCAGGCGGAGCTGGCGGAGGCGCAGGCCGTGCTGGCGGAGGCACGCCGCAAGGCGGAGGTCCTGGCGGACCGGCTGGCGGCGGCGGAGGCCGAGGAGCGCGAGGTCGCCGGGCAGATCGAGGAGGGCGCGGGCCAGGTCGAGGAGGCCCGCTCGGACGTCGTGGCGATGGCGCGCGAGGCGTACCGGCGCGGCGACGACCTGAGCACGCTGGGTCTGGTGACGGGCGCGCAGTCGACGCAGGAGTTCCTCGACGACGTGGCGGTGACGTCGTCGGCGGCGCGGAGCCGGTCGCGCGCGGTGACGGACCTGCAGGAGGCGGAGACGGTCGCGCGGAACCAGCAGGCGCGCCTGGACGCCGTCCGCGAGACCATCGCGGAGCTGAAGGCCGAGGCGGACGCCAACGTGGTGGCGGCGGAGGCGGCCGAGCAGGAAGCGGCCGAGCGCAAGGCGGAGGTCGAGCGGCTCATCGCGGAGCAGGAGGCGCTGAAGGCGACGATCGCGGAGCAGCGGGACGAGACGATCACCGAGCTCGAGGAGAACGAGGACCAGCGCTCCGACCTCGAGGCGCAGATCAAGGAGCTGATGGTCAAGCAGGAGGAGCGTGACCGTCGGCTCGAGGAGGAGCGCAAGCGTCGCGAGGAGGCCGCGCGCAAGCAGCGGGAGGCGGAGGCGGCGGCCCAGCGTCGCGCCGAGCAGGAGGCCGAGCGGCAGGCCGAGAAGGAGGCCGGGCGGCAGGGCTCCGGCGGTGGCGGCAACAGCTCGGGCGGGGGCAACGGCTCCGGCAGTGGCGGCGGTTCGGGCGGGAGCGGCAGCTCCGGAGGCTCCGGTGGTGGCGGCAACGGCGGCGGTGGCGGCGGCTCGTCGTCGGGCCCGTTCCTGGGGTGGCCGACGGCGTACCCGGTGGTGACGAGCTCCTACGGGATGCGCTACCACCCGTCGCTGAACTACTGGCGCCTGCACGCGGGCACCGACATCCGCGCGTACTGCGGCACGCCGATCTACGCCGCGGAGAGCGGCTACGTGGAGCAGGCGTACTTCGGCAGCGGGCCGGGCAACAACGTGCTCATCAACCACGGCCGGCACCAGGGCGACAGCGTGATGTCCCGCTACCTGCACCTGTCCCGCGACACGGTGTTCGTGGGGGAGAAGGTCGACCGTGGCGAGATCATCGGCTACTCGGGCACGACGGGGACGTCGACGGCGTGCCACCTGCACTTCGAGGTGTACGTCAACGGCAGCACGGTGGATCCGATGAGCGGCTGGCTGGGCTGA
- the prfB gene encoding peptide chain release factor 2: protein MATIDFPAEIKALRSTLESIEAVSDPTALQAKIAELSEQAAAPDLWDDPEQGQKVTSALSAVQAELDRVKKLAGRIDDVEALVELGHEMDDEDSLIEAEADVAKIRKDLDALEVRTLLSGEYDAREAVVTIRAGAGGVDAADFAEMLMRMYLRWAERHGYPTKVMDTSYAEEAGLKSATFEVNTPYAFGNLSVEAGTHRLVRISPFDNQGRRQTSFAAVEVVPLIEQTDSIEIPESELKIDVFRSSGPGGQSVNTTDSAVRMTHIPTGTVVSMQNEKSQIQNRAAALRVMQSRLLLIRQQEEAAKKKELAGDIKASWGDQMRSYVLQPYQMVKDLRTEHESGNTQAVFDGAIDDFIEAGIRWRRSGRDS, encoded by the coding sequence GTGGCCACCATCGACTTCCCCGCCGAGATCAAGGCGCTCCGCAGCACCCTCGAGTCCATCGAGGCCGTGAGCGACCCCACGGCCCTCCAGGCGAAGATCGCCGAGCTGTCGGAGCAGGCCGCCGCCCCCGACCTGTGGGACGACCCCGAGCAGGGTCAGAAGGTCACCAGCGCCCTGTCTGCGGTGCAGGCCGAGCTCGACCGTGTCAAGAAGCTTGCCGGCCGCATCGACGACGTCGAGGCCCTCGTCGAGCTGGGCCACGAGATGGACGACGAGGACTCGCTGATCGAGGCCGAGGCCGACGTCGCGAAGATCCGCAAGGACCTCGACGCCCTCGAGGTCCGCACCCTGCTCAGCGGCGAGTACGACGCCCGCGAGGCCGTCGTCACGATCCGCGCCGGCGCCGGTGGCGTCGACGCCGCGGACTTCGCCGAGATGCTCATGCGCATGTACCTGCGCTGGGCCGAGCGCCACGGCTACCCGACGAAGGTCATGGACACGTCCTACGCCGAGGAGGCCGGGCTGAAGTCGGCCACCTTCGAGGTGAACACGCCCTACGCGTTCGGCAACCTGTCCGTCGAGGCCGGGACGCACCGCCTGGTGCGGATCTCCCCGTTCGACAACCAGGGCCGCCGGCAGACGTCGTTCGCCGCCGTCGAGGTCGTGCCGCTCATCGAGCAGACCGACTCCATCGAGATCCCCGAGTCCGAGCTGAAGATCGACGTCTTCCGCTCCTCGGGCCCCGGCGGTCAGTCGGTGAACACCACCGACTCCGCCGTGCGCATGACGCACATCCCCACCGGCACCGTCGTGTCGATGCAGAACGAGAAGTCGCAGATCCAGAACCGCGCCGCCGCGCTCCGTGTCATGCAGTCCCGACTGCTGCTGATCCGTCAGCAGGAGGAGGCCGCGAAGAAGAAGGAGCTCGCCGGCGACATCAAGGCGAGCTGGGGCGACCAGATGCGCTCCTACGTCCTGCAGCCGTACCAGATGGTCAAGGACCTGCGCACCGAGCACGAGTCGGGCAACACGCAGGCGGTGTTCGACGGCGCGATCGACGACTTCATCGAGGCCGGGATCCGCTGGCGCCGCTCCGGCAGGGACAGCTGA
- a CDS encoding TadE family protein, with translation MSEASAVDDARDRDVRERGSAVAEFVLVSALLVALFLGVVQLALALHVRVLVVDAAAEGARVAARTDRDLAAGAARTRDLLTTALDERYARDVSVRETVRDGLPVVEVTVRAPLPVVGLLGPSGTMTAEGHALDEDA, from the coding sequence GTGAGCGAGGCGTCGGCCGTCGACGACGCCCGCGACCGCGACGTGCGGGAGCGCGGGTCGGCGGTCGCGGAGTTCGTCCTCGTCTCCGCGCTGCTGGTGGCGCTGTTCCTCGGCGTCGTCCAGCTCGCGCTCGCGTTGCACGTCCGGGTGCTGGTCGTCGATGCCGCGGCCGAGGGGGCGCGCGTCGCGGCGCGGACGGACCGTGACCTCGCCGCCGGCGCGGCCCGGACCCGGGACCTGCTCACGACGGCCCTCGACGAGCGATACGCACGGGACGTGAGCGTCCGCGAGACGGTCCGGGACGGCCTGCCCGTCGTGGAGGTCACGGTGCGGGCTCCGCTGCCCGTCGTCGGGCTGCTCGGACCGAGCGGCACGATGACGGCCGAGGGGCACGCCCTGGACGAGGACGCCTGA
- a CDS encoding pilus assembly protein TadE has translation MRSSRETVVDGGPDGAGGVDAERGSAMIEFLGAGVLLLVPLVYLVVVLAQVHAAAFAVEGAAREAARSVVTAETSAQGAARAQAATALALADQGFEVDPGELLTLECSHQPCLTPGATVGVHVRYSVPLPLVPAALQGWVPVAVPVEASHVAPVEEHVAVRP, from the coding sequence ATGCGCAGCAGCAGGGAGACGGTTGTCGACGGCGGGCCCGACGGCGCAGGCGGCGTCGACGCCGAGCGGGGGTCCGCGATGATCGAGTTCCTCGGGGCCGGGGTGCTGCTCCTCGTGCCGCTGGTCTACCTGGTGGTCGTGCTCGCGCAGGTGCATGCGGCGGCGTTCGCCGTCGAGGGCGCGGCGCGGGAGGCCGCACGGTCCGTCGTCACGGCGGAGACCTCGGCGCAGGGGGCGGCACGGGCGCAGGCCGCCACCGCCCTGGCGCTGGCGGACCAGGGGTTCGAGGTCGACCCGGGCGAGCTGCTCACCCTCGAGTGCTCGCACCAGCCCTGCCTGACGCCCGGCGCCACCGTCGGCGTGCACGTGCGCTACAGCGTCCCCCTGCCGCTGGTCCCCGCGGCGCTGCAGGGCTGGGTGCCCGTGGCCGTCCCCGTGGAGGCGTCGCACGTCGCCCCCGTCGAGGAGCACGTGGCGGTCAGGCCGTGA
- the smpB gene encoding SsrA-binding protein SmpB: MAKNAKKKPEDPRKVVANNKKARHDFVIEDVFEAGIVLSGTEVKALRMGRASLVDGYVAIDRDEAWLENVHIPEYFQGTWNNHAPRRKRKLLLHREEIDRLGVKAREKGHTIIPLRLYFLDGRAKVEIALARGKKEYDKRHALREQQDMREAHRAIRHQELLS, from the coding sequence ATGGCCAAGAACGCCAAGAAGAAGCCGGAAGACCCCCGCAAGGTGGTGGCGAACAACAAGAAGGCACGTCACGACTTCGTGATCGAGGACGTCTTCGAGGCGGGCATCGTGCTCTCGGGCACGGAGGTCAAGGCCCTGCGGATGGGACGCGCGTCGCTGGTGGACGGCTACGTCGCGATCGACCGGGACGAGGCGTGGCTGGAGAACGTGCACATCCCGGAGTACTTCCAGGGCACGTGGAACAACCACGCCCCGCGGCGCAAGCGCAAGCTGCTGCTGCACCGTGAGGAGATCGACCGGCTCGGGGTGAAGGCGCGCGAGAAGGGTCACACGATCATCCCGCTGCGGCTGTACTTCCTCGACGGTCGCGCCAAGGTGGAGATCGCCCTGGCGCGCGGCAAGAAGGAGTACGACAAGCGGCACGCCCTGCGCGAGCAGCAGGACATGCGCGAGGCGCACCGCGCGATTCGCCACCAGGAGCTGCTCTCCTGA
- the ftsE gene encoding cell division ATP-binding protein FtsE, whose translation MIRFENVSKVYERGARPALDDVSVDVERGEFVFLVGASGSGKSTFLRLVLREERPTGGRVYVAGRDLTRLSSWRVPGLRRGIGMVFQDFRLLPNKTVYENVAFALQVIGRPRHVIRSTVPEVLEWVGLDGKERRRPHELSGGEQQRVAIARAFVNRPPILLADEPTGNLDPTTSLGIMRLLDRINRTGTTVVMATHDDEIVNEMRRRVVELSTGHVVRDEAEAAYGRREEILPAVGPAPGLDAPGRGVPTPRITVQPEPGDVAAERAAEEAAEHGVFEEEPLPEEETVPSRRTRGGAPAYRSGDDVAPDAAAEVVPPAVGEAPDEHALDDAATDGPVGPDGPGGPDAFPDDGAAGPDERPRRHELSGAARGQREV comes from the coding sequence GTGATCCGGTTCGAGAACGTCTCGAAGGTCTACGAGCGCGGGGCACGTCCGGCGCTCGACGACGTCTCGGTCGACGTCGAGCGGGGCGAGTTCGTGTTCCTCGTCGGCGCGTCGGGGTCGGGCAAGTCGACGTTCCTGCGGCTGGTGCTGCGCGAGGAGCGGCCCACGGGCGGGCGGGTGTACGTCGCCGGGCGCGACCTGACCCGGCTGTCGTCGTGGCGGGTCCCCGGCCTGCGCCGGGGGATCGGCATGGTGTTCCAGGACTTCCGGCTGCTGCCGAACAAGACGGTGTACGAGAACGTGGCGTTCGCGCTGCAGGTGATCGGCAGGCCGCGGCACGTCATCCGCAGCACGGTGCCCGAGGTGCTGGAGTGGGTGGGCCTGGACGGCAAGGAGCGGCGGCGTCCGCACGAGCTGTCGGGCGGTGAGCAGCAGCGCGTCGCGATCGCGCGGGCGTTCGTCAACCGGCCGCCGATCCTCCTGGCCGACGAGCCGACGGGCAACCTGGACCCGACGACGTCGCTCGGCATCATGCGGCTACTGGACCGCATCAACCGGACGGGGACCACCGTGGTCATGGCCACGCACGACGACGAGATCGTCAACGAGATGCGCCGCCGCGTGGTGGAGCTTTCGACCGGTCACGTGGTGCGTGACGAGGCCGAGGCGGCCTACGGGCGGCGTGAGGAGATCCTGCCCGCGGTGGGTCCCGCGCCGGGCCTGGACGCCCCGGGGCGCGGTGTCCCGACGCCGCGGATCACGGTGCAGCCGGAGCCGGGCGACGTGGCCGCGGAGCGTGCGGCCGAGGAGGCCGCGGAGCACGGGGTGTTCGAGGAGGAGCCGCTGCCCGAGGAGGAGACCGTGCCGTCGCGCCGCACGCGTGGCGGGGCGCCCGCGTACCGGTCCGGCGACGACGTGGCCCCCGACGCGGCCGCGGAGGTCGTCCCGCCGGCCGTCGGTGAGGCGCCGGACGAGCACGCTCTCGACGATGCGGCCACGGACGGCCCGGTTGGCCCGGACGGCCCGGGCGGCCCCGACGCCTTCCCGGACGACGGTGCGGCCGGCCCGGACGAGCGGCCGAGGCGCCACGAGCTGTCCGGTGCCGCGCGCGGTCAGCGGGAGGTCTGA